Genomic window (Magnetococcales bacterium):
ACATCGAGCTGCTGGTAACCGACGAGTCCACCCACGTCTTCGAGGTGGATATTCTCACCGCGACGGGTGAGGAGGTGGGCCACATGGCCTTTCGGGCGGTGAAGGGGGCGCCGGGGGGTGAGGTTTTCACCTTCGTCACGGCGATTTTGCAACGGCAGGAGGCTCCCTGGCTGAACCTGCTGGTTTTCGACGGCAACGGTCGGGGGGAGCGGCGTCTGCTGGGTCGTTACGGGGTGGCTTCGCGTACCCTGCCCAATCACGGGGATCAGAAGCGTTCGGCCCGCTTGGGCAAGAAGGGGGAGCTGGTGGCGGAAACCGAGGCGCTGGTGGATGCACCCCGGAACGAACCCGCTCGTCCCGCCCGCCCGGATCGCGACGGCGGTGGTTTGGGGGAGGGCGTGCGGCCCCGGGTGATCAACGAAGGGATACTGCGTCCCACGCTGCCCGCAGCGATGAAGGGCAAGCCCGCCGCCGCGCCGGAAGCCGCGCCGACCGGCAGCGAAACGGGCCGTTTCGCCGTGCTGGTGGGGGCTTTCGGCGAGGGTGAGGAGGAGACCCGCATTCTGGGGGTGTTGCGTTCCATCGGTGTGCCCGCCGACCGCAAGCCGCTGCCGGATCAACCCGGCATGGTGCAGATTCTGGCCGGTCCCTTCGACCGGGTGGTCCACGCCCTGCTGGCCTCCGGCAAGATCGAACGCAGCCTCGGCATCAAGGACGCCAAGGTGGTGCCGCTGGAGAGGTAGATTTCCCGTATCTGCAGATATGGGGATTCGGGGGGATAATCCCCCCGCATCCCCATATCCGAACAGATACCCGGAGGGGATGAATCCTCCTGCCACCCATGTGTCGGAACGGATTCCCATGAACAAACCGGATCCTCCCACCTTTTGTCACGCCTGCACCTTCCGGTTGGGTTTTCTGCTGACCTGGATGTTGTTGGGCATGCCTTTTCTGGCGGTGGAGATCGCTCCCATCATCGATCTGCCCCAGCAGATGGCCCAACTTCGTCTGGCTTTCGAGGAGCTGGGGCGGCCCGACTCCCCCTACCTGCTGCAGTGGTGGACGCCCAACAAGCTGGGCTATCTGCCCTTCGCCCTGCTTTGGCCCTTTCTCTCCCCCTGGAAGGCGGCTTTGCTGGGCAGTTGGCTGATGTGCGGTTTCTGGCTGTTCGGGGTATTCCGTCTGGCCTGGATCTTCGAACGTCCCCTGCATCTGGCCTTGCTGGCCGCGCCGCTGCTCTACTCCCCGTTGTTGCAGTACGGCTTCTTCAACTTCATGGCGGGATTCCCCTTGCTGGTGCTTTGGTGGGAGGTGGTGCGGCGGGAGCAGGGCATCGCGCCGCTGTGGCTGGGTTTGCTGGGTTTGCTGCTCTATTTCGCCCATGTGTTGTGGCTGGGGATGGGGCTGTTGCTGCTCATGGGGCACCTTCTGGTGCATCGCGCTCCGGGTGCGGTGTGGCGCCGTTGCGGTCTGGCGCTGCTTCCGGTGGGGGGGATGACGGCGGTTTGGGCCGGTACCTTCTTCGGTGGCGCGTTCGGAGCGGCCCCGTCGCGGTGGCTGGTGCCCTTGGGCAGCCGGTTGAGTCGTCCCGACTATTGGAGCGAGGGCCTCTATTCCGGCACACGCGGGGAGGAGGGGGTGTTGCTGCTGGCCATCATGGTGTTGTTTGCCGGGGTGGGGGCCTGGTTGAATCGGGAGGATGAGGAGTGGCGCGGCGAGATCCGTCTGGTGTTGGCGGGGGTGGTGGTGTTGGGTTTGGTGATGCTGTTACCGGATATGAGTTCCAATACCTTGTTGTTCAATCGCCGCTGGCTGCCGGTAGCGGGGGTGTTGTTGCTGCTCGGCCTGCCGGGGGCGGGGTGGCGCATCGGCAATGTGTTGGCCCTGGCCCTGGTGGCGGCGGCGGGTTATGTCACCGCGTCGGCGTGGACGGTGGTGGAAGCCAAGGAGTTGTCCGGGCTCAAGGCGGCGGTGGAGGTGATTCCGTCCCGGTCCCGGGTGTTGGGGTTGGATCATGTTTCGCCCAGTGGGGTTTTGAAGGTTCGGCGGCCCTTTTTGCAGCAGTTCGCCTGGAGTCAGGCGCTCAAGGGGGGGGAGTTGAACTTCTCCTTTGCTGATTTGGCGACCTCCCCGGTGATCTATCGGCAGCCTCGCGAGGCGCGTTGGACCACGGGGTTGGAGTGGTTTCCGGAGCGGGTGACGGCTGGGGATTATGCGGCATTCGATTATGTGCTGATCGGGGGGGACGAGAGGGTGCATCAAAAAATGGTGCGCCAGCCGGGGTTGGAGGGGGTGACGCATGAGGGGGTGTGGCGGAGTTATCGGGTGACGAGGTAGATTGTGACCGGAAGTTGAGCTTTTCAGTCATATGGGGGTCCGGGGGGGATTATCCCCCCCGGCGGGGTCTGGGGCGGAGCCCCAGGGTGTTGACGTAGCCGTTGGCGGGTCGAAGCCATAAGGAGAAATGGCCAACTGCGCACTGTTTCCAAACCTTGATTCATTTTCGACCCGCCGGAGGGGGCCAGGGGAGGGACTTATCCTCCCCATTTTTGAACGTGCCATCGAGACGCGGTCCGGGGTTGTTTCGAAACGGAACGTTGGCGTGGTTCAGGTTGCGGTAACTCTTCCGAGCCCTGCCCGGTGGTGTCGAATGTCGGTTTATCCCATTCATGCAGAGGGTTGCCATGTCCGGATTGCGCATATTGATCATCGAGGATAATCAGGATCTGGCGGACAATCTCTTCGATTTTCTGGAGGCGCGTCATCATATTCTGGATCATGCGGCGGACGGCATTACCGGGTTGCATTTGGCGGTGGTGAATGATTACGACGGTATTTTGCTGGATCTGATTTTGCCGGGTTTGGATGGTGTCACGTTATGCCGAAAATTAAGGCAGGAGGCGGGCAAGAGTACGCCTATTTTGATGTTGACGGCGCGTGATTCGTTGGAGGACAAGATCATTGGTTTGGAAGCGGGTGCGGATGATTATTTGGTGAAGCCGTTTGCCATGCGGGAGATGGAGACGCGGTTGCGGGTGTTGGTGAGGCGGTCGCGTGGGGAGGTGGCCAATACGGTATTGCGTTTAGGGGATTTGAGTTTTGATCCGGGGCAGCGGTTGTTGCGTCGTGGGGGGCGGCATGTGGAGTTGCCGCCGATTCCCATGCGGTTGGTGGAGTTGTTGTTGCGGGCGGCGTCGCGGGTGGTGACGCGGCAGGAGTTGGAGGGGGCGATTTGGGGAGACACGCCGCCGGACAGTGATGCGTTGCGGGCGCACATGCATGTATTGCGTGCGGCGGTGGATCGGCCTGGGGAGAGGCCGTTGCTGCACACGGTGCGGGGGGTGGGTTATCGTTTGGCGGAAAGTGACGAGTGATAAATCAGTCCTTTAATATGCAAAAAGGGTTGGGGGAGCCCGAGGGGGAGCTCTGCTGCCCCCTCGGGACTTTTCCTTTAATCCTTTATCCTTTGCCGGGTCGAAGCCCAAAAGAAGAATACAAAACGTCGATCCCGCACCCGATTTCGTGAAAGCTTCGACCCGGCGGGAGGGGGCCAGGGGAGGGCCTCATCCTCCCCCTCTTTGAACCTGACGCCCGCACCGCAGCCGGGGTGATTCGACGAAAAGGCGCATTTTGTTGCAAGCTGTGGCTTGGTCAAGCCCGGCGCGTTCAAAAAAGATGGGGAGGATGAGGCCCTCCCCTTGCCCCCTCCCGCCGGGTCTCAGCATTCAAGGCGTGCTGCGCGGGATCGGGGTTTTGTATTCTTCATTTGGGCTTCGACCCGGCAAAGGGTCAATGCAGCGTCCTGGGGGCAGCGGAGCTTACCAAGGCGGCTTTGGTGCATCGCCCCGCTTTGGTGCATCGCCCCGGCTTTGGTGCATCGCCCCGGCTTTGGTGCATCGCCCCGGCTTTGGTGCATCGCCCNNNNNNNNNNNNNNNNNNNNNNNNNNNNNNNNNNNNNNNNNNNNNNNNNNNNNNNNNNNNNNNNNNNNNNNNNNNNNNNNNNNNNNNNNNNNNNNNNNNNCGGCTTTGGTGCTGGCGTCGGGGTCAAAGATGGGGAGGATGAGGCCCTCCCCTTGCCCCCTCCCGCCGGGTCGAAGCATTCACGGCGTGCCGTGCGGGATCGGGGTTGGGTATGCTTCTTTTGGGCTTCGACCCGGCAAAGGATACAGGACTAAAGGAAAAGTCCCGAGGGGGCAGCGGAGCTCCCCCTCGGGCTCCCCCAACCCTCTTTGCAACTTTAAAGAATAGACGGCATGGCTCACGGGCACTACCTTTCCCTTCGCTCCCGCGTCGCAGTCGCCTTCGCCCTCTTCGGCGTGGGCGTCAGCCTGCTCATGGCCGCCGACCTCTACCTCGCCGCCCGCCAATTCGGCCGCCAACTCGTGGAACAAACCCTCAAAGCCGAACTGGAAGACTACCAAAGCCGCAAACACCGCAACCCCCTCTCCCTGCCCCCCAGCACCGCAACCCTGCTCGGCTTCGTCGACCCCGCCCCGGACGGCGCACCCGCCTTCCCCCCGCAATGGCATCCCCTCCCACCCGGCTACCACGACCTGGAATACAGCAACGCCCCCTATCGCGCCATGGTCGCCATTCAAGACAACATGCGCTACGTCATGCTCTTCGACCTGACCCGCCTGCGACAACGCGAAGCCAGCTACCTGGTCTTCCTGGGCGCCGGCGTGCTGGTCATGACCATGCTTTCCGCCGTGGGCGGCATGTGGCTCGCCAGCCGGGTCATCGAACCCGTGAGCGCCCTGGTGCGCCGCGTCAAAGGCCTCGGCCCCCACGCCCCGTTCCCCGTCCTGGCCCAAGGACTGCCCCCCGACGAAGTCGGCGAACTGGCCGCCGCCTTCGACGGCTACCTGCAACGACTCCGGGAGTTCATCGAACGCGAACAAGCCTTCACCGCCGATGTCAGCCACGAACTGCGTACCCCGCTGGCCGTCATTCGCGGCGCCGTGGAACTCCTCCGCGAAGGCGCCGGGTTCGCCGAAGGCCGCGATCGGGAACGCCTGGAACGGGTGGAACGCGCCGCCCAGGATATGACCGGCTTGACCGAAGCCCTGCTGCTGCTTTCCCGCGAGCTGGATCCGCGTCAGCCCATGCCCGACAGTTGCTCCGTGGCGGAAGTCCTCAACGATGTGGTCGACAAACATCGCCATCTGCTGCGTAACAAATCCACTCAGGTGGAGTTGGAAATGGGGGCCGAGCCCCGCCTGCAAACCAAAGCGGCGTTGTTGTTCGTGGTGCTTGGCAACCT
Coding sequences:
- a CDS encoding response regulator transcription factor, producing the protein MQRVAMSGLRILIIEDNQDLADNLFDFLEARHHILDHAADGITGLHLAVVNDYDGILLDLILPGLDGVTLCRKLRQEAGKSTPILMLTARDSLEDKIIGLEAGADDYLVKPFAMREMETRLRVLVRRSRGEVANTVLRLGDLSFDPGQRLLRRGGRHVELPPIPMRLVELLLRAASRVVTRQELEGAIWGDTPPDSDALRAHMHVLRAAVDRPGERPLLHTVRGVGYRLAESDE
- a CDS encoding HAMP domain-containing histidine kinase, whose product is MAHGHYLSLRSRVAVAFALFGVGVSLLMAADLYLAARQFGRQLVEQTLKAELEDYQSRKHRNPLSLPPSTATLLGFVDPAPDGAPAFPPQWHPLPPGYHDLEYSNAPYRAMVAIQDNMRYVMLFDLTRLRQREASYLVFLGAGVLVMTMLSAVGGMWLASRVIEPVSALVRRVKGLGPHAPFPVLAQGLPPDEVGELAAAFDGYLQRLREFIEREQAFTADVSHELRTPLAVIRGAVELLREGAGFAEGRDRERLERVERAAQDMTGLTEALLLLSRELDPRQPMPDSCSVAEVLNDVVDKHRHLLRNKSTQVELEMGAEPRLQTKAALLFVVLGNLVRNALAHTPEGWVRIRLETDRVVIRDTGIGMPEEVLRQLFHGRFQGPERRGEGIGLALVKRICDRHGWRIDLNSREGEGTEVTLFFEPRPLKSVKE